The Candidatus Eisenbacteria bacterium genomic interval TGACGGGCCTCGAGACCCAGCGCCTGCACGGAGCTCTCCTCGGTCACGTCGCACGCCGAAGCCCAGGCCTCCGCTCCGTCCTCTCGAAGGGCGGCGGCCGCGCGCTCGACTTCGTCCCGCGTGCGCGCCGCGAGCACCACGCGCGCACCCTCCCGCGCGAGCGCCCGCGCGATCGCGGCCCCGATCCCGCGTCCGGCGCCGGTCACGACGGCCCCCTTTCCCGCGAGCGGGCCCTTTCTCACGCGACCCGCTCCGGCCGGAGCGTCTCGAGCACCGCATCGCGCAGGATCCGGCCCAGCTCCTCGACGGTCGCGCGTCCTTCCTCGGCGGTCGCGTCCGCGGGCCAGCCGAAGTACGCCCTCGGCCCGCCCGCCTCCTCGAACGTCGACGCCCCGTTCCGGATCGCGTCCGAGAGCGACGCCGGGTTGGCCGGCAGGGCGTCCTGGATCGCGCGGCGCACGAGCGCCGGCCGCTCGGCCATCACGATCGAGCCCTCGAAGCGTCCCGCGTGGCACGCGCCGGTCCGGAACTCCTCGGTGAGCCTCGCGGCCCAGGGCCTTCGGGCGAGATCGGGCACGACGACCGGGAGGTGCCCCGCCTCGCGCGCCCGCTCGGCCGCCGTCGCGAGGGAGCGGCGGTGCGCCGGATCGAGGTGCGCGTTCGCCACGGCGAGCGCCGCGAATCCCTGGCGCGTCAGCTCGCGGGCGAGATCCAGGAGGAGCGAGGTCACGGTCTCCGCCGAGACCGCGAGCGTTCCGGGGAACGAGGCCGCGAAGGGTGCGGCCGTGAACGACACGGACGGGAGCAGGACGGGCTTCAGGCCGCTTTCTCCGATCCGGGCAGCGCCTTCCCTCGCCATCGCCTCGGCGATCACGAGGTCGGTCCCCAGGGGGAGGTGCGGCCCATGGGCCTCG includes:
- a CDS encoding creatininase family protein, whose protein sequence is MAIPVWTELTWEEVRDLDRGRAVAVLPVGAVEAHGPHLPLGTDLVIAEAMAREGAARIGESGLKPVLLPSVSFTAAPFAASFPGTLAVSAETVTSLLLDLARELTRQGFAALAVANAHLDPAHRRSLATAAERAREAGHLPVVVPDLARRPWAARLTEEFRTGACHAGRFEGSIVMAERPALVRRAIQDALPANPASLSDAIRNGASTFEEAGGPRAYFGWPADATAEEGRATVEELGRILRDAVLETLRPERVA